From the genome of Anopheles moucheti chromosome 3, idAnoMoucSN_F20_07, whole genome shotgun sequence, one region includes:
- the LOC128304212 gene encoding 28S ribosomal protein S14, mitochondrial, with the protein MSVVGLVSRFVTCGQNLAGHRLQQVRNKWADWRMIKDHKRRQCVVQHADARLRVNSLRKNTILPIELREIASKEIDAFPRDSSLVRVRERCAVTSRPRGIVHRWRVSRIVWRHMADYNKLSGVQRAMW; encoded by the exons ATGTCGGTGGTGGGTCTAGTTTCCCGATTTGTCACATGTGGCCAAAATCTGGCCGGCCACCGG CTCCAACAAGTACGAAACAAGTGGGCCGATTGGCGTATGATTAAGGATCACAAACGTCGGCAGTGTGTGGTGCAGCATGCGGATGCCCGTTTGCGGGTCAACTCGCTCAGGAAGAACACGATCCTGCCGATTGAATTGCGGGAAATTGCCAGCAAGGAGATTGATGCCTTTCCGCGTGATTCATCTTTGGTGCGTGTCCGAGAGCGGTGCGCAGTAACGTCGCGTCCGCGTGGTATCGTACACCGGTGGCGGGTCAGTCGCATCGTGTGGCGTCACATGGCGGACTACAATAAGCTGTCCGGTGTTCAACGAGCAATGTGGTAG
- the LOC128300869 gene encoding uncharacterized protein LOC128300869 — translation MDLPMEHALRRSMLLIRGEPGKSDHLQDILFDTAIKYTHTGFRVLFFTQKPLERVATSIREQFSDLFKMITFIYVRTIDAALKRLLDLQRWTNCIPGLVIVESFDLLATSNPNDTQNKQDFQRALFLATLADTVRTISFNQKGTCNCIVSLNHDTLATVPFELFYREHNVLDLSHIHESSDILSIMLENEHSIESNLS, via the coding sequence ATGGATCTTCCAATGGAACATGCACTCCGCCGGTCAATGCTGCTGATCCGAGGGGAACCGGGTAAATCGGACCATCTACAAGACATCCTGTTCGATACGGCCATCAAGTACACGCATACCGGGTTTCGTGTTTTGTTCTTCACGCAAAAGCCACTCGAACGGGTCGCAACCAGCATTCGGGAACAATTTAGCGATCTGTTCAAAATGATTACCTTTATCTATGTTCGAACAATCGATGCTGCCTTGAAACGTCTGCTCGATCTGCAGCGCTGGACTAACTGCATTCCGGGCTTAGTTATAGTCGAGTCGTTTGATCTGCTGGCCACTTCGAATCCGAATGATACGCAAAATAAGCAAGACTTCCAGCGTGCGTTGTTTTTGGCCACTCTAGCAGATACTGTGCGTACGATTTCGTTCAATCAGAAAGGGACGTGCAACTGTATCGTTTCGCTGAACCATGACACACTGGCGACGGTGCCTTTCGAACTATTCTATCGGGAGCATAACGTCCTCGATTTGAGCCATATACACGAATCATCGGATATTCTATCGATCATGTTGGAAAATGAGCATAGTATAGAAAGTAATTTATCGTAA
- the LOC128300867 gene encoding 2',5'-phosphodiesterase 12, translating to MLSSTLAHLYWRTSLPISVSRSLYPSSGTYSIRHGSNFSPKQRFAMRTAYFKQLPGEEQCQISFHLLLDQYKIDKVFNFNRSLTEQIDNSLDRIRANVEKEFQKKNKRKKVKKQPVQPAEDNAPTGEQSTEVPTDVPILVSLGTGEEKITNMTIADILAKFDAGQYPNVQLTVLNENFQVSYNSPEVHAVKLPTSMLADFYVCPSRLELHFAARECSTYSWSRGLMPESGNAQQIRWEQVSTELTYMVRKSDVGHHLKFSCTPKDSTGRSGPMMEIISPQQVQAGPGLCPFEVRHLFTQQKLNDGQFRVVSYNILAELYSDSDYSRNVLFSYTPPYALEIDYRKQLFVKEILGYRADIVCLQEVDTKIFTLDLVPIFDQKNLTGHYQAKRNVAEGLATFYDVNKFELLEKDGVIISEILQRYPELWNQIKDNKPLVERVENRSTALQLTFLRSKHDSRKHLLVANTHLYFSPDADHVRLLQIGYAMLYVREQYERIAQQYNLQESELALLFCGDFNSVPECGIYKLMTERFVGPEFADWESNKEEAVKNVSLSQPFKMASACGCPEFTNYTVGFAACIDYIFYQQGALNVNDVIPMPSREELSMYEAIPSPVFPSDHVALVANLEWRR from the exons ATGTTGAGTTCGACACTGGCCCATCTGTACTGGAGGACAAGCTTGCCAATATCCGTATCACGATCGTTGTACCCTTCATCCGGAACATATTCTATACGCCACGGTTCCAACTTTAGCCCGAAGCAACGTTTCGCCATGCGGACCGCCTATTTCAAACAGCTGCCCGGTGAGGAGCAGTGCCAGATCAGCtttcatctgctgctcgaccaGTACAAGATAGACAAAGTGTTCAACTTTAATCGTAGTTTGACTGAACAGATCGATAACAGCCTGGATCGAATTCGGGCGAACGTGGAAAAAGAGTtccagaagaaaaacaagcgGAAAAAGGTCAAAAAGCAACCAGTACAACCCGCCGAGGATAATGCACCGACTGGTGAGCAGAGCACTGAAGTTCCGACCGACGTGCCGATCCTTGTGTCACTCGGTACCGGTGAGGAAAAGATTACCAATATGACCATTGCAGATATATTGGCCAAATTTGACGCCGGCCAATACCCAAACGTGCAGCTTACTGTGTTGAACGAAAACTTCCAAGTTTCGTACAACAGTCCAGAGGTGCACGCGGTCAAATTGCCTACATCAATGTTGGCCGACTTTTATGTGTGTCCATCCCGACTCGAACTTCACTTTGCAGCACGCGAATGTAGCACGTACAGCTGGTCCCGAGGCCTGATGCCAGAGTCGGGCAATGCGCAACAGATCCGCTGGGAGCAGGTCAGCACGGAGTTGACATACATGGTGCGGAAGAGTGACGTTGGTCATCATCTGAAATTTAGCTGCACTCCGAAGGATTCCACCGGACGGTCTGGCCCGATGATGGAAATCATTTCACCGCAACAGGTTCAGGCTGGACCGGGATTGTGTCCGTTCGAGGTACGCCATTTGTTCACACAGCAGAAGCTCAACGATGGTCAGTTTCGTGTGGTGTCGTATAATATACTTGCTGAGCTGTACTCCGACAGTGACTACAGCCGGAATGTTCTGTTCTCATATACGCCACCGTACGCACTAGAAATCGATTATCGGAAGCAACTGTTCGTGAAGGAGATCCTCGGCTATCGAGCCGATATCGTATGCTTGCAGGAGGTGGACACAAAGATATTCACCCTGGATCTGGTGCCTATTTTTGATCAGAAAAATCTTACCGGCCACTAccaagcaaaacgaaacgttgCAGAAGGGCTGGCAACGTTTTATGATGTGAATAAATTTGA ATTGCTTGAAAAAGATGGCGTCATCATCAGCGAGATTTTGCAACGATATCCTGAGCTATGGAACCAAATAAAGGATAACAAACCGTTGGTAGAGAGGGTAGAGAACAGATCTACCGCATTACAACTTACCTTTTTGCGCAGTAAACACGACTCTCGGaagcatctgctggtggccaATACGCATCTGTATTTCAGCCCAGATGCTGACCATGTGCGTTTGCTGCAGATAGGATACGCCATGCTATATGTACGCGAACAGTACGAACGGATTGCTCAACAATACAATCTACAGGAGTCGGAGTTGGCGCTGCTGTTTTGTGGTGACTTCAATTCGGTGCCGGAGTGTGGCATCTACAAGCTCATGACGGAACGGTTCGTTGGGCCGGAATTCGCCGACTGGGAGAGCAATAAGGAGGAAGCAGTTAAAAACGTTTCCCTGTCGCAACCGTTCAAGATGGCTTCGGCCTGTGGGTGTCCCGAGTTTACGAACTATACGGTGGGATTCGCTGCGTGCATCGACTACATCTTCTACCAGCAGGGAGCTTTGAATGTGAACGACGTTATTCCGATGCCAAGTCGGGAAGAGCTATCGATGTACGAAGCGATACCATCTCCCGTCTTTCCTTCGGATCACGTTGCGCTGGTCGCAAACTTGGAGTGGAGAAGATAG
- the LOC128300868 gene encoding FAD-dependent oxidoreductase domain-containing protein 1: MFQVLQRRSRKLAILRHVRRQNATACSARYYGTSDKGNKGGTSNGDDLSEQVEANKDNPISRTLKLLGNDVQRAKKMILPRFLTKSDTKDKSSESIDNYLQRYRRDDFQSHCDVLVIGGGGVGSSIAYWLKKRAREGLNVVVVEKDSTYGQASTCLSVGGLRQQFSIVENIQMSLFGADFMRNSKDYLGDDVDLNFTPHGYLLLASEAGAEQLEQNSKLQCTLGAKNELLTASRLKQRFPWMNTEGIVLGCHGLEKEGWFDPWALLSGFRKRATEYGAHYVEGEMVGFGFHQQPDILTEGIEEGAYEGINRAFVKMKDGEMREIKFAIAVIAAGAQSGAIAKMARIGTGKGMLSIPLPVEPRKRFVYVFQCENDQGPGINTPLTIDPSGTYFRRDGLGGNYLGGKSPLPEEEPAIDNLDVDHGFFEKTVWPNLAHLVPSFEAIKVKNSWAGYYEFNTFDENGIVGPHPYYNNLYIATGFSGHGIQQTPAVGRAVSEMIIDGGFRSVDLTRFGFDRVIIDQPMYEANIF; encoded by the exons ATGTTTCAGGTGCTACAAAGACGTTCAAGGAAATTGGCCATTTTACGGCATGTAAGACGACAAAACGCAACTGCATGCAGCGCAAGATACTATGGCACATCGGATAAGGGAAACAAAGGCGGCACCAGCAACGGTGACGATCTTTCCGAACAGGTAGAAGCAAACAAGGATAACCCTATCTCACGGACACTGAAACTTCTCGGCAACGATGTGCAGCGTgcgaaaaaaatgattttaccgcgatttttaacaaaaagcGATACCAAGGACAAATCATCGGAATCGATCGACAACTATCTGCAGCGGTACAGGCGGGACGATTTTCAATCTCATTGCGACGTTCTCGTAATCGGTGGCGGTGGAGTAGGATCCTCCATTGCCTACTGGTTGAAGAAGCGAGCTCGCGAAGGACTTAACGTGGTGGTGGTCGAaaaggattcgacttacggaCAGGCTTCCACCTGCCTATCGGTCGGCGGATTGCGGCAACAGTTTTCCATCGTAGAAAACATCCAAATGAGCCTGTTTGGGGCAGATTTTATGCGCAACAGTAAGGACTATCTTGGTGACGACGTCGATTTAAATTTCACCCCGCACGGATATTTGCTTCTGGCGAGTGAAGCGGGTGCAGAGCAGTTGGAACAAAACTCCAAACTACAGTGCACGCTCGGTGCAAAAAACGAATTGCTGACGGCGAGTCGCCTTAAGCAACGTTTTCCCTGGATGAACACGGAAGGGATCGTACTGGGGTGTCATGGGCTGGAGAAGGAAGGCTGGTTCGATCCCTGGGCGTTGCTTTCTGGCTTCCGGAAACGAGCTACCGAGTATGGTGCGCACTATGTGGAGGGTGAAATGGTTGGGTTTGGCTTCCACCAACAGCCGGACATTTTGACCGAAGGCATCGAGGAGGGTGCGTACGAAGGCATTAATCGTGCGTTCGTAAAGATGAAGGATGGTGAAATGCGAGAGATAAAGTTTGCGATCGCTGTCATTGCTGCCGGTGCTCAGTCCGGTGCGATTGCAAAGATGGCCAGGATTGGCACGGGGAAAGGAATGCTATCAATACCGCTACCGGTGGAACCGAGAAAACGTTTCGTTTACGTGTTCCAGTGTGAAAATGATCAGGGTCCGGGCATTAACACACCACTAACGATTGACCCCAGCGGGACGTACTTTAGGCGGGATGGATTGGGTGGTAATTATTTGGGCGGTAAAAGCCCACTGCCGGAAGAGGAACCAGCGATAGATAATTTGGATGTTGATCATGGATTTTTCGAGAAAACGGTATGGCCAAATCTAGCCCATTTGGTACCGAGTTTCGAAGCGATAAAGGTGAAAAATTCATGGGCTGGGTACTATGAGTTTAATACGTTCGATGAAAATGGTATTGTAGGCCCGCATCCATACTATAACAATTTGTACATTGCAACCGGATTTAGTGGGCATG GCATTCAACAAACGCCAGCCGTAGGAAGAGCCGTTTCCGAGATGATCATAGACGGTGGGTTCCGATCAGTGGATCTCACGCGCTTCGGGTTCGATAGGGTCATCATCGATCAACCGATGTACGAGGCAAACATTTTCTAG
- the LOC128300870 gene encoding calcium load-activated calcium channel produces MWADTLLIVFISIFTALLGEGLTWVMVYRTEKYQKLKGEVEKQSKKLEKRKETLGESLDKNHKKKIERDEEKLKNNNRDLSLVKMKSMFAIGFAFTALLSMFNSIFDGRIVARLPFVPISWIQGLSHRNLPGEDYTECSFIFLYILCTMSIRQNIQKMLGFAPSRAASKQAGGLFGPTPGQFK; encoded by the exons ATGTGGGCCGACACGCTGCTGATAGTTTTCATATCCATTTTCACCGCGCTACTCGGAGAAG GTCTAACCTGGGTGATGGTTTATCGTACGGAAAAGTACCAAAAACTCAAAGGGGAAGTCGAAAAGCAGAGCAAAAAGC TTGAAAAGCGCAAGGAAACTCTAGGCGAATCGCTAgacaaaaaccacaaaaagaaaattgaacgaGACGAAGAGAAGCTAAAGAACAACAACCGTGATCTCTCGCTGGTGAAGATGAAATCAATGTTTGCCATTGGTTTTGCGTTCACTGCACTACTCAGCATGTTCAACAGCAT TTTCGATGGACGAATCGTAGCCCGCTTACCCTTCGTGCCAATCTCGTGGATCCAGGGACTGAGCCACAGAAATCTGCCCGGCGAGGATTACACCGAGTGCTCGTTTATCTTTCTCTACATTCTCTGCACGATGTCCATCCGGCAGAACATCCAAAAAATGCTCGGTTTTGCTCCATCGCGTGCCGCAAGCAAGCAGGCAGGCGGCTTGTTCGGCCCAACGCCGGGACAGTTCAAGTAA
- the LOC128301949 gene encoding probable 26S proteasome non-ATPase regulatory subunit 3 has product MVSQTATAAAASAEPIVDVEMESAEDAETAKKDAELLAVQELRDHARQIDKAVVSKEPRFILRVLRSLPTMRRKLALVVVRSLAVQLYPAGSERDGIMAYIEDYPAGAQEPELPRPRAAIKSPLPEVDAYFHLLLLVRLLDKNDLPKATKCSQDLMTKIVGQNRRSLDLIAAKSYFYHSRVAELNNDLESIRSFLHSRLRTATLRNDFEGQAVLINCLLRNYLHYSLYDQADKLVNKSVFPETASNNECARFLYYLGRIKAAKLEYSVAHKQLVQALRKAPQQAAVGFRQTVQKLVIVVELLLGDIPERKVFRQAALRRSLGPYFQLTQAVRMGNLQRFGEVLENFGEQFRQDHTFTLIIRLRHNVIKTAIRSIGLAYSRISPQDIARKLGLDSPEDAEFIVAKAIRDGVIEATLDPEKGYMRSKESTDIYSTREPQLAFHQRISFCLDLHNQSVKAMRYPPKSYGKELESAEERREREQQDLELAKEMAEEDDDGF; this is encoded by the coding sequence ATGGTTTCTCAGACAGCAACTGCGGCGGCCGCCTCAGCCGAGCCCATCGTGGATGTGGAGATGGAAAGTGCAGAAGATGCGGAAACGGCCAAAAAAGACGCCGAACTGCTTGCGGTCCAGGAGCTCCGGGACCATGCACGACAGATCGACAAGGCGGTCGTAAGTAAGGAGCCTCGCTTTATTCTGCGCGTGCTGCGTTCGCTACCGACTATGCGCAGAAAGTTGGCCCTGGTCGTGGTACGATCGCTGGCCGTGCAACTCTATCCTGCCGGATCGGAACGGGACGGCATAATGGCGTACATCGAAGACTATCCGGCTGGTGCACAGGAACCGGAACTGCCACGTCCACGAGCGGCTATCAAGAGCCCTTTGCCGGAGGTTGATGCCTACTTCCATCTGTTGCTACTGGTGCGCCTGCTGGACAAGAATGATCTGCCGAAGGCGACTAAATGTTCGCAGGATCTGATGACGAAGATTGTGGGTCAGAATCGTCGGTCATTGGATCTAATTGCCGCTAAGAGCTACTTTTATCACTCCCGCGTAGCCGAACTTAACAACGATCTGGAAAGTATTCGCTCATTTTTGCACTCCCGACTGCGTACGGCCACTCTGCGGAATGATTTCGAGGGACAGGCCGTGCTGATTAACTGTCTGCTGCGTAATTATCTGCACTATTCGCTGTACGACCAGGCCGACAAGCTGGTAAACAAGTCGGTTTTCCCGGAAACGGCCAGCAACAATGAGTGCGCACGGTTCCTTTACTATCTGGGACGCATTAAGGCGGCCAAACTGGAGTACAGTGTGGCCCACAAGCAGCTGGTACAGGCGTTAAGGAAAGCACCTCAACAGGCGGCGGTCGGTTTCCGCCAAACGGTGCAAAAGTTGGTGATCGTCGTAGAGTTGCTGCTAGGCGATATTCCCGAACGTAAGGTGTTCCGGCAGGCCGCTTTGCGACGTTCGCTCGGACCGTACTTCCAGCTTACACAGGCTGTACGAATGGGCAATTTGCAGCGTTTCGGTGAAGTGTTGGAAAACTTTGGCGAACAGTTTCGCCAGGATCACACGTTCACACTGATTATACGTTTGCGTCATAACGTCATCAAGACCGCTATCCGTTCGATTGGTCTAGCGTACTCGCGCATCAGCCCGCAGGATATAGCTCGCAAGCTGGGACTAGACTCACCAGAAGATGCGGAATTCATCGTCGCGAAAGCAATCCGCGACGGTGTTATCGAAGCGACGCTCGATCCCGAGAAGGGTTATATGCGCAGCAAGGAGAGCACCGACATTTACTCCACCCGTGAACCTCAGCTCGCTTTCCATCAGCGTATTTCGTTCTGTTTGGATCTGCACAACCAGAGCGTGAAGGCGATGCGATACCCACCTAAGTCGTATGGGAAGGAGCTGGAAAGCGCCGAAGAGAGAAGGGAACGGGAGCAGCAGGATTTGGAGCTGGCAAAGGAGATGGCCGAGGAGGATGATGATGGATTTTAA